From Brassica rapa cultivar Chiifu-401-42 chromosome A06, CAAS_Brap_v3.01, whole genome shotgun sequence:
cgaaagagagagaaaacacagaaagaagagagagaaaatacagagaaagaagagagagagagagagatggtagGGTTCACCACCTGCATTGACATTTCGACGCTTCCCACCGATATGGGtctgtttctttcttctcttgtcTCCCTTTAGTTTGTTGatttttccataaatatttgtttctctGATGATTTAAAGACATGTTTTTTTACTGTGTTTCTTCTTCGGTTCTGTCTGCTCGCTCACTGACGTTCTTCATACGTGTTTTCCAGAGGGTTTTTACGCGACCAACAACCAGTTCCAGAAAAGAGGTCCCAAGGGTTTCATCCAAGTCAAGGTTCTCGACGACGACAAGCTTTACGTACGCGTCGACTTGCCCGGTGTTCCAGACGACGCTGTCCACCACAGAGTCGACGCCGTTAGGCAAAAGGTGGTGTTTTTCTCTGCGGTGGCTTTCAACGACGGCTACGAGAAGCAGGGCGTGCGTGAGTACTCTGGAACCGCTGGTCTGGGCTGTGACTGCTGTGAGATCACCGGCGTGGATGCCAAGATGAAAGATGGAGTCTTGAGGATGATTCTCTCAAGGGTCAAAGTGAAGGACCATGACACCAAGTGTACCCACACCGTTCCTCCTTTCACAGGTTCGATCCCCTTCCTCTTTCAAAAATTTATCACCTTTTTTACGTATCAGTTACTGAAAAATGCTTTACGATAGGTAAATCTGGAAGACGTGTTGAGGAACATCCGTTTGTGGTGAAAGGTCGCAAGCGAGCCTTCGTTGGAGAACCAACAGCTGATGGTGGTCTTTTCTTCGCTGTGGACGTGCCTGGTGTTGGGGACGGTGATGTTGAAGTGCTTGCTAATGAGAGTGAAATTAAATTCACTGCTGAGGTCAAGAATGTGTTCGAGCACGACGAGAGTGCAGGCCGTCTTTACCTTGGAAGCATCGACACTTCTTGGTCTGGCGACTCTGCAGCTTCGCTTTTGAGTCATTATAACATCACCGGTGCTGTCAACTTTGGTGTTCTCAAGGTTCTCATTACCCCTCGTCCCAACACCGGCGGTACCAAAGAGTAAATGCATATCTCTCCACTGCGTTTTGGTTTAATTTCACATATCTATGAATCTATTCCTTTTGTTTTATGAGTACTTGGATTGGATTAGTCTTTgtgttttttaagtttttaagttGGGATTTGAGACTGTTATGGTTTAGTCCTGCTTTTGTGTTTGCTATTATGGAACTTAGTGATTCATGTCACTTGTTTGCACAATCTAAACTTGTTTCCTTAATTAAGCTGATTGAAACCaagttaataataatataagctGGATCCATCAAATGGCTTACATTAATActgaaaattatattatcttcATTCGGATATCAATTTCTATGTTCTGCATCACTTCCACACACTCAAATGATCTTCAAGCCATTGTAGTTGATCTcaaaatttaaacatttttagaataAATGTCAAATTATCACACACGCAAATCTAAAATCAGATTGGATTTCAAACCACAATTTGTCAGAAGATGTATATACCATATTGAACAAAGGTTAAACACTTAAGGTCTTTGTGTAAGCCATTGCATCTGCTCACTGGAACAGAGTCATACTTTGGGCCAAGCTTCTGGTAGACCGAGGAAATGATGAACATCTAATGCAAAAAAATAGTCCCATTCACTTAGACGCAAAAGATGACAGATTCCATTTCTAAAGATGTCTTTAACGCAACAGACACAATAAAGATAAGGATACTACAGCACAACTACTAAATGTGACAAAATGGTGGTTACAATCccattaattaaaagaaacatAACAAGACCAGTTATATTCTCACCATATGAATCAAGAAGCAATAATACTACACTCGTTCGATAACTAGGCCCATTTACTCGACGCTTTTTCAAACCCTAAAGTAGTCACATTAGTCATTACCCCTTCCGTTATAAATATACGTGCACTCACTCACTCTCGTTACGTCACAATCCACACATCCCAAAACAGCAAAAACAACGTCGTTTTCAAGAATGAGTAAAGCAGGAAGCAACTCCAGCGGAAACAAGAGCCACGGAAGCTCCGGTAGCGGTGTCCCGAGGAACTCTCCACCTGTCCGTACGTCCTCCTTCTTCTTcattacacttttttttttattacaaaagtTAATCTTCTTCAATGACTAATCTTTTCGTTTCTTTGTTGTTTGCGTTGTAGCGAGGAACCGTTTCCAGAAAAGTGGCAGCCAGGCGGTGTACGAGGTGAAAGAGACGGAAGACACCGTGATCTACAGGGTCGACTTGCCTGGCTGTCCGGCCTCCGACCTCCAGTACTGGGTCGACGGCAACAACGTCCACTTCTTCGCCGACGAACCCGCCATGTCCGAGTACGACCACGACGGTCGCAA
This genomic window contains:
- the LOC103827634 gene encoding uncharacterized protein LOC103827634, with protein sequence MVGFTTCIDISTLPTDMEGFYATNNQFQKRGPKGFIQVKVLDDDKLYVRVDLPGVPDDAVHHRVDAVRQKVVFFSAVAFNDGYEKQGVREYSGTAGLGCDCCEITGVDAKMKDGVLRMILSRVKVKDHDTKCTHTVPPFTGKSGRRVEEHPFVVKGRKRAFVGEPTADGGLFFAVDVPGVGDGDVEVLANESEIKFTAEVKNVFEHDESAGRLYLGSIDTSWSGDSAASLLSHYNITGAVNFGVLKVLITPRPNTGGTKE
- the LOC103827635 gene encoding 14.7 kDa heat shock protein; amino-acid sequence: MSKAGSNSSGNKSHGSSGSGVPRNSPPVPRNRFQKSGSQAVYEVKETEDTVIYRVDLPGCPASDLQYWVDGNNVHFFADEPAMSEYDHDGRKYGGTMVFNPVAYDVSGAKAKLRDGVLWITVPKVAGVNIKLTVVEKMLNCKITKDDVV